In one Vanacampus margaritifer isolate UIUO_Vmar chromosome 11, RoL_Vmar_1.0, whole genome shotgun sequence genomic region, the following are encoded:
- the dap1b gene encoding death-associated protein-like 1 homolog, with product MVQGSKSGPKDGRLLKAGHPPAVKAGGKRVAKKGLEEVITNHGTLEKEPKRPDKPRPVSSANRMQQVGLLLAGTLDKLSHDFPETPVSVRHSRLRPAVEKHHLPRTFCIQQPRKF from the exons atGGTACAAGGCAGCAAAAGTGGCCCAAAAGACGGTCGTCTGCTTAAAGCTGGACACCCTCCTGCTG TGAAGGCTGGAGGCAAGCGAGTGGCCAAGAAAGGCTTGGAAGAGGTCATCACCAACCATGGGACTCTGGAGAAGGAACCCAAGAGGCCTGACAAACCCAG GCCGGTCTCCAGTGCCAACAGGATGCAACAAGTGGGTCTTCTTCTGGCAGGAACTCTTGACAAG TTGAGCCATGACTTTCCCGAGACGCCCGTGAGCGTGAGGCACAGCAGACTGCGACCCGCTGTGGAGAAGCACCACTTGCCTCGGACCTTCTGCATCCAGCAGCCCAGGAAGTTTTGA